A window of Chitinophaga sp. MM2321 contains these coding sequences:
- a CDS encoding DEAD/DEAH box helicase encodes MLFEQLGLIEPILKAIKAEGYTTPTPIQLKSIPIVLEGKDLLGCAQTGTGKTAAFAIPILQLLHNSKPEKPGFKHIRTLILTPTRELAVQIDESFESYGKYTGLKHDVIYGGVPQHRQTIALRNGTDILVATPGRLLDLMNQGYIYLSHLEIFVLDEADRMLDMGFINDIKKVIRELPQQRQTLFFSATMPPNISQLANSLLYNPEKVAITPVATTAEMIEQSVYFVKKKDKQSLLDYILKDKNIERTIVFTQTKHGADRIAKNLKKRNINADALHGDKSQASRQNTLNNFKNGRLRVLVATDIAARGIDVDSLEHVINYDLPNVSETYVHRIGRTGRAGASGIAMSFCDTEERPFLNSINKLTKQKIPAVSHPFEEAALIEANNADPDAPKADPRRPKPKNRRGRVDKRDKIDF; translated from the coding sequence ATGCTATTTGAGCAATTAGGGCTAATTGAGCCCATTTTAAAAGCGATTAAAGCCGAGGGCTACACTACACCTACTCCCATACAATTAAAATCAATCCCCATCGTATTGGAAGGGAAAGACCTGCTGGGATGCGCACAAACAGGTACCGGTAAAACAGCAGCTTTCGCAATTCCCATTTTACAGTTATTGCATAACAGCAAACCTGAGAAACCAGGCTTCAAACATATTCGTACGCTGATCCTTACACCTACCAGGGAACTGGCAGTGCAGATCGATGAAAGCTTCGAATCTTATGGTAAGTATACGGGTCTCAAGCACGACGTTATTTATGGTGGGGTACCGCAGCACAGGCAAACAATTGCCCTGCGCAACGGGACCGATATCCTGGTTGCCACTCCCGGCAGATTGCTGGATCTGATGAATCAGGGCTATATCTACCTAAGTCACCTGGAGATATTTGTGCTGGATGAAGCGGATCGTATGCTGGATATGGGCTTTATCAATGACATTAAGAAAGTGATCAGAGAGCTGCCACAGCAAAGACAAACCCTGTTCTTTTCTGCTACCATGCCGCCGAATATTTCGCAACTGGCTAATTCCCTGTTGTATAATCCGGAGAAGGTAGCTATCACACCCGTGGCGACTACCGCGGAAATGATTGAACAGTCGGTATATTTTGTAAAAAAGAAAGACAAGCAGTCATTGCTTGATTATATTCTGAAAGACAAAAACATTGAGCGTACTATCGTGTTTACACAAACCAAACATGGTGCAGACAGGATTGCCAAGAACCTGAAGAAACGCAACATCAACGCAGATGCGTTGCACGGCGATAAATCGCAGGCTTCCCGTCAGAATACGCTGAATAACTTTAAGAATGGCCGTTTACGCGTACTCGTAGCTACTGATATTGCCGCAAGAGGTATTGATGTGGATTCACTGGAGCATGTTATTAATTATGACCTGCCGAATGTGTCTGAAACCTACGTACATCGTATAGGTCGTACCGGCCGCGCCGGTGCTTCCGGTATTGCCATGTCTTTCTGTGATACAGAAGAAAGGCCGTTCCTGAACAGCATCAATAAACTGACCAAACAAAAAATTCCCGCAGTAAGCCATCCGTTTGAAGAGGCAGCCCTGATAGAAGCCAATAACGCTGATCCTGATGCGCCAAAGGCAGATCCCAGAAGGCCGAAACCCAAGAACAGAAGAGGCCGGGTAGATAAAAGAGACAAAATAGATTTTTAA
- a CDS encoding RNA polymerase sigma-70 factor produces the protein MLQLNNEQLNLQAVAAGSEKAFKALFDQYRGRLFYYVSRFIKSEQVAEELVLDVFMKIWTGRELILQINNFDAFLFRIAHNKSIDFLRSAARDQRFHELLWEEIQVAATDQPDTMIMAREYEEKVRKAISLLSPQCKKVYSLSREQELTHDQIARQLNISRATVNNHIVLAQRFIRNHLAKEIDLAVLFLLLGKI, from the coding sequence GTGCTACAATTAAACAATGAACAGCTAAACCTGCAGGCTGTAGCTGCGGGCAGCGAAAAGGCTTTTAAAGCATTATTTGACCAGTATCGTGGTCGGTTATTCTATTATGTTTCCCGCTTCATAAAATCGGAGCAGGTAGCAGAAGAATTGGTCCTCGACGTATTTATGAAAATATGGACCGGCCGGGAACTTATTTTACAGATCAATAATTTTGATGCTTTCCTTTTCCGTATTGCACATAATAAATCCATCGATTTCCTGCGTTCAGCCGCCAGAGATCAGCGTTTCCATGAGTTGTTATGGGAAGAGATCCAGGTAGCTGCTACCGATCAACCGGATACAATGATCATGGCGCGGGAGTATGAAGAAAAAGTTCGGAAAGCTATTTCCCTCTTATCTCCCCAATGTAAAAAAGTATATAGCCTTAGCCGGGAACAGGAACTTACACATGACCAGATAGCCCGTCAACTAAATATTTCCAGGGCTACCGTCAATAACCATATCGTTCTTGCTCAACGGTTTATCCGCAATCATCTCGCTAAAGAGATTGATCTGGCCGTCCTTTTTCTCCTCCTGGGAAAAATTTAA
- a CDS encoding FecR family protein — MDNRDANPWEYLVAQYLANRITKDELELLLQKAGREEDIETLSAVLKDRWEEAKEAGDQDNRDWDTKFEAMMAAAPRIPVKRNIRRFVRMAVAAGISLLLGISSYFLFFKKTASVPVLTQTDKRYDKAPGTVGGILILANGERIELDSAGNGILAVQGQTKVINRQGRITYNASGAGNEKILYNTITTPRSKQYQLVLADGSRIWLNAASSVRYPTAFTGDERSVEITGEAYFEIATVKHKGKKIPFVVHANGIAVQVLGTHFNINAYSDENTVSTTLLEGSVLVTKGNAKQLLKPGEQVRADRNDHLSVYKDVDTDAVLAWKNGYFSFNQADLASVMRQIARWYDVDIVYEGAVPDRRFGGEISRNTNVSQVLEILEESKIHFRIEENRIVVLP, encoded by the coding sequence ATGGATAACAGAGATGCAAACCCGTGGGAATACTTGGTAGCACAGTATCTGGCCAATCGGATTACAAAAGATGAGCTGGAATTACTGTTGCAGAAAGCCGGTAGGGAAGAAGATATAGAAACACTGTCAGCCGTGCTGAAAGATCGCTGGGAAGAAGCGAAAGAAGCCGGTGATCAGGACAACCGTGACTGGGATACAAAGTTTGAAGCCATGATGGCTGCTGCTCCCCGGATTCCGGTGAAAAGGAACATCCGCCGTTTTGTGCGTATGGCAGTTGCTGCCGGCATTTCTTTATTGCTGGGTATCAGCAGTTACTTCCTGTTCTTTAAAAAAACAGCGTCGGTACCTGTACTAACGCAAACGGATAAACGTTACGATAAAGCGCCTGGTACTGTAGGAGGCATCCTCATACTGGCCAACGGTGAACGCATTGAACTGGACAGCGCCGGCAACGGTATACTGGCGGTGCAGGGACAAACAAAAGTAATCAACCGGCAGGGGCGTATTACCTATAACGCTTCCGGCGCCGGCAACGAAAAAATACTGTATAACACTATTACCACACCAAGAAGTAAACAGTATCAGCTGGTACTGGCCGATGGTAGCAGGATATGGCTGAATGCCGCTTCTTCTGTACGTTATCCTACTGCTTTTACCGGCGACGAAAGAAGTGTGGAAATCACCGGCGAAGCCTACTTCGAAATCGCCACCGTTAAGCATAAAGGAAAGAAAATACCCTTTGTTGTACATGCCAACGGCATAGCTGTACAGGTGCTCGGTACCCATTTTAATATCAATGCCTATAGCGATGAAAATACCGTCAGCACCACACTCCTGGAAGGCAGCGTACTCGTTACAAAAGGTAATGCGAAGCAACTGCTGAAGCCAGGGGAGCAGGTAAGAGCCGATCGTAATGATCACCTGTCTGTATATAAAGATGTGGACACAGACGCGGTACTTGCCTGGAAAAACGGCTACTTCTCTTTTAATCAGGCCGACCTGGCATCCGTCATGAGACAGATAGCACGCTGGTACGATGTGGATATCGTATATGAAGGCGCCGTACCGGACCGCCGTTTTGGTGGTGAAATATCCCGCAATACCAATGTATCACAGGTATTGGAAATACTGGAAGAAAGTAAAATACATTTTAGAATAGAAGAAAACAGGATCGTCGTATTACCATAA
- a CDS encoding SusC/RagA family TonB-linked outer membrane protein, producing MEKILRDAWYFSRRVLPKTLLFMKLTVILLTAACLQISAKSYSQKVTLSEKNARLGKVFREIKKQTGYSFFFDESWMKQADVVTINVKNASLEKTLEICFKNQPLTYSIIGNTVVLKQRELVADDKTLTAATLPQEQFKGIVRDDSKAPLAGVSVRIKGTNKGTTTNVNGEFTLATKPGDVLQFSFVGFQSQEVTVGQQTSLNIVMQIASNELGNIVVTALGIAKRDRKLGYAATKVNVEEVRNANTVSPITALQGKVAGVNINVMGAAGVQSSPSIMIRGAKSLSKNNQPIFVIDGMVLENNLVNGDDIDQGSQLKNLNPDDYESITVLKGAAATSLYGSRGANGAIVITTLKGKAGQGIGVSFSSTYQTQVIYDNGLPLQNVYGSGAIAYREGNFKPDGTQVATSYSFGPKMDGSMHPAIYDANKQVPYSSQPDNWKTFFQNGKYVNNNVSLSGGSEQVTYRFSYSNLRNDGTLPNNQVNRNSFDFRTTGKINKVFSVEAGASYALTDALNPYGQGRYYWTSGQNLGFLTYYSVPRNTNLADWKDSYRNADGSMKEYSYAQYNNVVREAFNRFDNVNNKRSEKSLLATVLLKAQVNDWLDLSAKANLNNYRIFYENKEKGKGAYGAGGSYGLGGQYSSGYNFLFMAHAARKLTKDLDLDVRVVNEYYGNGRQEEYSAATKGGLIVPNVFTLSNSLEDIRDNRKYNFKTPNDKVMAVGGIVNLSYKDYLNLELTGRQDWLSSLTYPDGVPGANNFAVFYPSVNVSWAFSDMWRTTMPEWLSFGKLRASLAWVGTGTGAYATSFGSYTQGTVLDQNGNSVVTATMQNADVLPNMNLKPELQRSLELGTNISILDDLVNFDVAWYKTNTFNQILTIPGVLETGYKRRRINAGNIQNQGLEVLVNVTPIRKKDLRLDLSVNFSRNRGKIISFYPGITNYELMGNYDGASVFAYEGGAFGVLTANSYREHDPKTGLPIIQVASRNTSMDPETKHDFQEYSWVEKTFDASHPREDIGRVEPDFLGGFNTNLRWKQFTLYAQIDGRFGGLAYSEAYNYGMQRGNLLNTLQYRDQEHGGVERIDSYTGQKVYDGAVPDAIFAAGEKSPKTQEDIGGMTFKEAYDKGLVESWKAGSYYLNSYGWGTYLDNGSVTKVSWLMLREISLGYQIPKNVISRAHLKNASLRFTARNIAYLYNGLTGGQNPESLQSNNPFNPVITGAVPFSRNYAITLNISL from the coding sequence ATGGAAAAAATTCTACGTGACGCCTGGTATTTCAGCCGCCGGGTGCTTCCTAAAACACTCCTGTTTATGAAGTTGACAGTCATCCTTCTTACAGCTGCCTGTCTGCAGATAAGCGCCAAGAGCTATTCGCAGAAGGTTACGTTGTCCGAAAAAAATGCACGGCTAGGGAAAGTGTTCCGTGAAATAAAGAAACAAACAGGCTACTCTTTTTTCTTTGATGAGTCCTGGATGAAACAAGCAGATGTGGTAACTATCAATGTGAAAAACGCATCCCTGGAAAAAACACTGGAGATCTGTTTTAAAAATCAACCACTTACCTATTCTATCATTGGCAACACCGTGGTATTAAAACAACGGGAACTGGTAGCTGATGATAAAACGCTGACTGCCGCTACGTTGCCGCAGGAACAATTCAAAGGGATAGTAAGAGACGATTCAAAGGCGCCCCTGGCAGGTGTTTCCGTGCGCATAAAAGGTACCAACAAAGGTACGACCACAAATGTAAACGGTGAGTTTACACTGGCTACAAAACCCGGTGATGTGCTACAATTCAGCTTTGTAGGCTTTCAGTCCCAGGAAGTTACAGTAGGCCAGCAAACTTCCCTGAACATCGTGATGCAGATAGCCAGTAATGAACTGGGCAACATCGTGGTAACCGCTTTGGGTATCGCCAAAAGAGACCGTAAACTTGGTTATGCTGCTACCAAAGTAAATGTAGAAGAGGTCAGGAATGCGAATACCGTATCTCCCATTACTGCGTTGCAAGGTAAAGTAGCTGGGGTGAACATCAACGTAATGGGTGCGGCAGGTGTACAATCATCTCCCAGCATTATGATCCGCGGCGCTAAATCACTCAGCAAAAATAACCAGCCCATTTTTGTAATAGACGGAATGGTATTGGAAAATAACCTGGTGAACGGTGATGATATTGACCAGGGTTCGCAGTTGAAAAACCTGAATCCGGATGATTATGAATCGATTACTGTACTGAAAGGGGCAGCGGCTACTTCGTTGTATGGTTCCCGTGGCGCTAACGGCGCTATCGTGATCACTACCCTGAAAGGCAAGGCTGGTCAGGGTATTGGCGTGAGCTTCAGCTCTACTTACCAGACACAGGTGATTTATGACAACGGTTTGCCCTTGCAGAATGTGTACGGCAGTGGCGCCATCGCTTACCGCGAAGGCAATTTCAAACCGGATGGTACACAGGTGGCTACCTCTTACAGCTTCGGCCCTAAAATGGACGGTAGCATGCACCCTGCGATCTATGATGCTAACAAACAAGTACCTTATTCCTCCCAACCTGATAACTGGAAAACATTTTTTCAGAACGGAAAATATGTCAACAACAACGTATCACTCAGTGGTGGCAGCGAACAGGTAACTTATCGTTTCTCTTATTCCAACCTGCGCAACGATGGTACCTTACCAAATAACCAGGTAAACCGTAATAGCTTCGACTTCCGGACTACCGGTAAGATCAACAAGGTTTTTTCCGTGGAAGCGGGCGCCAGTTACGCCCTTACAGACGCATTGAACCCATACGGGCAAGGCCGCTACTACTGGACTTCCGGACAAAACCTCGGCTTCCTGACCTATTATTCAGTGCCCCGGAATACTAACCTGGCCGACTGGAAAGACAGCTACCGTAATGCCGATGGCTCCATGAAAGAATACAGCTATGCACAATATAATAATGTGGTAAGAGAGGCGTTCAACCGCTTTGATAATGTGAATAACAAACGTTCTGAAAAATCCCTGCTGGCCACCGTATTGCTGAAAGCACAGGTAAATGACTGGCTGGACCTGAGTGCCAAAGCCAATCTGAATAACTACCGGATCTTTTATGAAAATAAAGAAAAAGGTAAAGGCGCTTATGGGGCAGGTGGATCATACGGCCTGGGCGGACAATACAGCTCCGGTTATAACTTCCTGTTTATGGCGCATGCTGCCCGTAAACTGACCAAAGACCTGGACCTGGATGTGCGGGTAGTAAATGAATATTATGGTAATGGCAGACAGGAAGAATACAGCGCCGCTACAAAGGGCGGACTGATTGTTCCCAATGTATTTACATTATCCAATTCACTGGAAGATATCAGGGATAACCGGAAGTACAACTTCAAAACACCCAACGATAAAGTAATGGCAGTGGGTGGTATCGTAAACCTGAGCTATAAAGATTACCTGAACCTGGAACTCACCGGTCGCCAGGATTGGCTGTCATCCCTCACTTATCCTGATGGTGTACCCGGTGCAAATAATTTCGCCGTTTTCTATCCTTCTGTGAATGTATCCTGGGCATTTTCCGATATGTGGAGAACAACCATGCCTGAATGGCTTTCTTTTGGTAAGCTGAGGGCTTCCCTGGCCTGGGTAGGTACCGGTACAGGCGCTTATGCTACCAGCTTTGGCAGCTATACACAGGGTACCGTACTGGATCAGAATGGCAACTCTGTTGTGACTGCTACCATGCAGAACGCAGATGTATTACCCAACATGAACCTGAAACCGGAATTACAACGTTCCCTGGAGTTAGGTACTAACATCTCTATTCTGGATGACCTGGTAAACTTTGATGTGGCCTGGTATAAAACAAATACTTTCAACCAGATCCTGACCATCCCCGGTGTGCTGGAAACAGGTTATAAGAGAAGAAGGATCAATGCCGGTAATATTCAGAACCAGGGACTGGAAGTACTGGTAAATGTAACGCCTATACGTAAAAAAGATCTGCGCCTGGATCTATCGGTAAACTTCTCCCGGAACAGGGGTAAAATTATTTCCTTCTACCCTGGCATTACCAATTATGAGTTGATGGGTAACTATGATGGCGCCAGCGTATTTGCCTACGAAGGTGGTGCATTTGGCGTACTCACAGCCAACAGCTACCGGGAACATGATCCCAAAACAGGTTTGCCTATTATCCAGGTAGCCAGCCGCAATACTTCTATGGATCCCGAAACAAAACATGATTTCCAGGAATATTCATGGGTGGAAAAAACCTTTGATGCCAGTCATCCGAGGGAAGACATAGGGCGTGTGGAACCGGATTTCCTGGGAGGTTTTAATACCAACCTGCGCTGGAAACAATTTACCCTGTATGCACAGATTGATGGCCGCTTTGGTGGCCTGGCTTATTCAGAAGCCTATAACTATGGTATGCAACGCGGTAACCTGCTGAATACATTGCAATACCGTGATCAGGAACATGGCGGCGTAGAACGTATTGATTCCTATACCGGACAAAAAGTATACGATGGCGCTGTACCTGATGCCATATTTGCAGCAGGCGAAAAAAGCCCTAAAACACAGGAAGATATTGGCGGTATGACTTTCAAAGAGGCTTATGATAAAGGGCTGGTAGAATCATGGAAAGCGGGTTCCTATTATCTTAACTCCTATGGTTGGGGTACTTACCTGGACAATGGTTCAGTAACAAAAGTTTCCTGGCTGATGCTGCGTGAAATATCGCTGGGTTATCAGATTCCGAAAAATGTGATCAGCAGGGCGCACCTGAAAAATGCCAGTCTGCGTTTTACTGCCCGGAACATTGCTTACCTGTATAATGGCCTGACAGGCGGACAGAATCCGGAATCATTGCAGAGTAATAATCCGTTTAACCCGGTTATTACAGGCGCCGTGCCATTCTCCCGCAATTATGCCATAACATTAAACATCAGTCTCTAA